gatttcggccattttttataacaagataaagtgagttcaggtaagtacgtgaactgagtttagtaaagatatatcgatttttgctcaagttaccatgttaacggccgagcggaaggataaacggtcgactgtgtataaaaactcggcgtggcttccaccgatttcgcccattttcacatcgttatagagtctatgtccctaccaaatttcacgatgattggtaaatttttgttcgacttatggcattaaaagtattctagacggaTTAAATGGAAAAGgtcggatccacgcccattttgaaattttcttttatttttgtattttgtttcaccatattattactggagttgaatgttgacataatttagttatatactgtaaagatattaaattttttgttaaaatttgacttaaaaaacttttttttaaaagtgggcgttttcgtcatcctattttgctaatttttatttaccacacatatattaataggagtaaagttcctgccaaatttcatcatgatatcttcaacgactgccaaattacagcttacaaaaattttaaattaccttcttttaaaagtgcgcggtgccacgcccattgtccaaaagtttactaattttctattctgcgtcataagttcaacccacctaccaaatttcatcgctttatctgtctttggtaatgaattatcgcactttttcggtttttcgaaattttcgatattgaaaaagtgggcgtggttgtagtccgagttcattcattttaaatagcgatctgagatgagcgcccaggaacctacttacaaaatttcatcaccacaaaatttactcaagttatcgtgtttacggacggacggacggacatggctaaatgaatttcttttttcgcccagatcattttgatatatctatctcgattagtttatgccgttacggattaccgttatgcgaacaatgttaatatactctgtgagctctgctcagctgagtataaaaacaaaatatgaaTCATCGCACTCGCAGAGACGTAAATTTATAGAGAATAACCAACGACGGATAGCAAGACAAATTATCAAACTGgtggtaggtaattcaccacattaCCTGATTGAAGATTAGCAAAAAGTGCGGTGTTTccgttgaaatttaaaaaaaaatttattgaaaacgttaaaaaatagttaaattgtgtttattatatcaaaataataattttctgttggaattgacgaatttcatgccacatttccttaatggtgaattacctacctAAGTTACCTAAGTCACACGTTCTCTGGCACTCCGCTTCAACTTTAATACTCACCCCGTCTTGAGCCAACCATGCTTATCGAGTACTTCTTTAGTTTTTTCCTTATCACCCATATATTCCGTCATTACAGTGTAACCGCGTATACACAATTCACCTATTTCACCATAACGCACAATTTCACCACGATTATCAATAACTTTTGCCTCAATATGTTCATATAAACATCCCACAGTTTCTGCTGCCTCATCAATACTCTCTGTACCATTTTGTGTGAAACTAGCCGCTGATGTCTCTGACATACCATAGCCAATAATGAAGTCTTCTAAGCCGAAAACACTTTTCATTTGTGTAAAAATTTCAGGTGAACAAGCCGCACCACCTACCATAGCCGACTGCAAAGTAGGCAGAGGCTTCTTCAGCCTCCTTTGCTGATCTAATAAATCTACATACATTGTAGGCGTACCGAATATAATATTGCAACCTTCTCGCTCTACACAATCAAGCGTGGCAACACTGTCAAAACGTGGACTGGGTAGTACAAGCGTAGCCCCATAATTTAAGGTAGCCATTAAAACGCTTAAACCGAAGGCGTGAAAGAACGGTATCGAcaagcatacatacttatgttCCTTATGCAGTTTGAGAAATCGCCCAAGATAATAACCCTGATTTACGCCAGCAAAATGGCTGAGGAGTGCAACTTTTGGTAAACCTGTAGTGCCCGAGGTGAATTGTACCGTACAAGCGCTCTCTGGTGAGATCTCTTCGACTTTATTGTTCAACTCGTCCAAATCAAGCGTGGAAACATCGCTGTTTTGAAACTCATCCCAAGAAATGAACTCTTTCAATGTTGTTTTGCTTTGTATTATAATATGCTGCAGTTCTGGAAACTGTGAATCTTGTATAGGACGCACCCCCTTACTACTCCCTGCAGGTAGtatttgttttaagatttcataAAAGTTTTGTTTGCCGCACTTTTCCATTGTTATTAGCGTTTTCACCTTGGCCTTTTTCAATGCGTATGCCAATTCTTTTGCTTGGAGTGCAGGATTTATGCAAACTATTGGATAACCAGCCAATCCTGCTGCCAAATAACTAACATACCATTGAAAGTGATTTGTTATCCAAAGTCCCA
The DNA window shown above is from Eurosta solidaginis isolate ZX-2024a chromosome 2, ASM4086904v1, whole genome shotgun sequence and carries:
- the LOC137240802 gene encoding medium-chain acyl-CoA ligase ACSF2, mitochondrial-like isoform X1; translation: MQIRASIHSAVVSHYKCSANVNYNVFKLPIYQVQLYNRRRYSHRAYFHQVGTEPLRYITLGQQFKQTVEKYSERPALISYHEKKRYTYAELKREADYLAVKLNKLGMQPGDYLGLWITNHFQWYVSYLAAGLAGYPIVCINPALQAKELAYALKKAKVKTLITMEKCGKQNFYEILKQILPAGSSKGVRPIQDSQFPELQHIIIQSKTTLKEFISWDEFQNSDVSTLDLDELNNKVEEISPESACTVQFTSGTTGLPKVALLSHFAGVNQGYYLGRFLKLHKEHKYVCLSIPFFHAFGLSVLMATLNYGATLVLPSPRFDSVATLDCVEREGCNIIFGTPTMYVDLLDQQRRLKKPLPTLQSAMVGGAACSPEIFTQMKSVFGLEDFIIGYGMSETSAASFTQNGTESIDEAAETVGCLYEHIEAKVIDNRGEIVRYGEIGELCIRGYTVMTEYMGDKEKTKEVLDKHGWLKTGDLFILESNGVGRIIGRAKDVIIRGGENIFPKEVEDYLDTHEDILEAQIIGVPDKRMGEEMCAYIRLRAGAKHTSVEDVKNFCKGNIAHFKVPRYVRFIKEYPKTASGKIQKFELVKLFQKELES
- the LOC137240802 gene encoding medium-chain acyl-CoA ligase ACSF2, mitochondrial-like isoform X2, with the protein product MQPGDYLGLWITNHFQWYVSYLAAGLAGYPIVCINPALQAKELAYALKKAKVKTLITMEKCGKQNFYEILKQILPAGSSKGVRPIQDSQFPELQHIIIQSKTTLKEFISWDEFQNSDVSTLDLDELNNKVEEISPESACTVQFTSGTTGLPKVALLSHFAGVNQGYYLGRFLKLHKEHKYVCLSIPFFHAFGLSVLMATLNYGATLVLPSPRFDSVATLDCVEREGCNIIFGTPTMYVDLLDQQRRLKKPLPTLQSAMVGGAACSPEIFTQMKSVFGLEDFIIGYGMSETSAASFTQNGTESIDEAAETVGCLYEHIEAKVIDNRGEIVRYGEIGELCIRGYTVMTEYMGDKEKTKEVLDKHGWLKTGDLFILESNGVGRIIGRAKDVIIRGGENIFPKEVEDYLDTHEDILEAQIIGVPDKRMGEEMCAYIRLRAGAKHTSVEDVKNFCKGNIAHFKVPRYVRFIKEYPKTASGKIQKFELVKLFQKELES